One Triticum dicoccoides isolate Atlit2015 ecotype Zavitan chromosome 5B, WEW_v2.0, whole genome shotgun sequence genomic window carries:
- the LOC119312617 gene encoding SPX domain-containing protein 4-like, which produces MKFGKDFRSHLEGTLPDWKDKYLAYKALKKLIKTLPPDADQPPPPPPLPPAGHGDGGLGDWFARILDVELHKLNDFYMEREEWYVIRLQVLKERIERVKAKKNGAFTSKTEFTEEMLEIRRDFVLIHGEMILLQTCSSLNFAGLVKILKKYDKRTGGVLSLPFTQRARHQPFFTTGPLTRLVRECEANLEILFPVEDEVLESGSSSKHQAHNDAASRDPASSCDAETSEVYRSTLAAMKAIEGLKKASSTYNALSLARFFHGEDGEACSGAITSESSLSDSMTDSQVEDADKNDKEVQSKEQSAAQTDHNAEAERRGG; this is translated from the exons ATGAAGTTCGGCAAGGATTTCCGGAGCCACCTGGAGGGCACGCTGCCGGACTGGAAGGACAAGTACCTCGCCTACAAGGCGCTCAAGAAGCTCATCAAGACGCTGCCGCCCGACGCCGAccagccgccgcccccgccgcccctgCCCCCGGCCGGGCACGGCGACGGCGGCCTCGGGGACTGGTTCGCCCGGATCCTCGACGTCGAGCTCCACAAGCTCAACGACTTCTACATGGAGAGGGAGGAGTGGTACGTCATCCGCCTCCAG GTGCTAAAGGAGAGGATTGAGCGAGTCAAAGCTAAGAAGAATGGTGCTTTTACATCCAAAACTGAGTTCACTGAAGAAATGTTAGAGATACGTAGAGATTTCGTGCTTATCCACGGCGAAATGATACTTCTGCAGACCTGCAGCTCCCTGAATTTTGCTG GGCTAGTGAAGATACTGAAGAAGTATGACAAAAGAACAGGCGGCGTGCTCAGCCTACCTTTCACTCAGCGAGCTCGCCACCAACCATTTTTCACCACGGGACCGTTAACAAGACTTGTTCGAGAATGTGAGGCTAATCTTGAAATCCTTTTCCCTGTTGAAGATGAAGTACTCGAGTCTGGTTCCTCTTCAAAGCATCAGGCTCACAATGATGCGGCTAGTCGTGACCCAGCTTCATCTTGCGACGCAGAAACCTCAGAGGTGTACCGAAGCACACTCGCAGCAATGAAAGCGATAGAGGGCCTCAAGAAAGCCAGCTCTACCTACAATGCCCTGTCTCTGGCTAGGTTCTTCCATGGAGAGGATGGCGAAGCATGTTCTGGCGCCATAACATCTGAGAGCTCGTTATCAGATTCCATGACAGATTCCCAGGTAGAAGATGCTGACAAGAACGACAAAGAGGTGCAATCAAAGGAGCAGAGCGCTGCTCAAACTGACCATAACGCGGAAGCGGAGCGACGCGGTGGATAA